In Picosynechococcus sp. PCC 7002, the following are encoded in one genomic region:
- the urtA gene encoding urea ABC transporter substrate-binding protein: MSNLGRRKFILYSSAALGSSILLKACGQPTETPDTPDSGSTTSTPSGDTIKVGILHSLSGTMAISETTVVEAEQLAIKEINAAGGIDGKQIEAIVEDGASDWDVFKEKAEKLIDQDGVAVVFGCWTSASRKAVKDVFEAKDHMLFYPVQYEGQECSKNIFYTGAAPNQQIEPAVDWLLENKGTEFFLVGSDYVFPRTANTIIKAQLEAKGGTTVGEDYLPLGNTEVTPIITKIKAALPNGGVIFNSLNGDSNVAFFKQIRDAGLTPEQYPVMSVSIAEEEVRQIGPEYLTGHYASWNYFQTVETPENEKWVADFKAEYGEDRVTNDPMEAAYIMVYIWKQAVEAAIANGATDAYDLEAVRSAAIGQEFAAPEGPVTMNVNHHLSKTVRIGQVREDGMFDIVWETDGPIAPQAWNQYVESTKGFACDWSDPTKGEKYAI; this comes from the coding sequence ATGAGTAATCTCGGAAGACGTAAATTTATTCTCTACAGTTCCGCCGCCCTCGGTTCCAGTATTCTCCTCAAAGCCTGCGGCCAACCCACAGAAACCCCTGATACCCCCGATAGTGGCAGCACAACCTCAACCCCCAGTGGTGACACGATCAAAGTTGGCATTCTCCACTCCCTCAGTGGCACCATGGCCATTAGTGAAACCACCGTGGTCGAAGCCGAACAACTCGCCATCAAAGAAATTAATGCCGCCGGTGGCATCGATGGCAAACAAATTGAAGCCATCGTCGAAGATGGTGCCTCCGACTGGGATGTCTTCAAAGAAAAAGCCGAAAAACTCATTGATCAAGATGGTGTCGCCGTCGTCTTTGGCTGCTGGACTTCCGCCAGCCGAAAAGCGGTTAAAGATGTCTTTGAAGCAAAAGACCACATGCTGTTCTACCCTGTCCAGTACGAAGGCCAGGAATGCTCGAAGAATATCTTCTACACTGGGGCCGCCCCGAACCAACAAATCGAGCCCGCCGTGGATTGGCTCCTCGAAAATAAGGGCACAGAATTTTTCCTCGTCGGTTCTGACTATGTATTCCCCAGAACCGCGAACACCATTATCAAAGCCCAGTTAGAAGCCAAAGGTGGCACCACGGTCGGCGAAGACTATCTCCCCCTCGGTAATACTGAAGTGACGCCGATTATCACCAAAATCAAAGCAGCGCTTCCCAACGGTGGCGTGATTTTCAACAGCTTAAACGGTGACAGTAACGTTGCGTTCTTTAAGCAAATTCGTGATGCGGGCCTCACCCCGGAGCAATATCCGGTCATGTCGGTGTCGATCGCCGAAGAAGAAGTCCGTCAGATTGGCCCCGAATATCTCACGGGTCACTATGCGTCTTGGAACTACTTCCAAACCGTAGAAACCCCCGAAAATGAAAAGTGGGTGGCAGACTTTAAAGCGGAGTACGGTGAAGATCGGGTGACCAATGACCCCATGGAAGCGGCCTACATCATGGTCTACATCTGGAAGCAGGCGGTAGAAGCGGCGATCGCCAATGGAGCGACCGATGCCTATGACCTCGAAGCTGTACGGAGTGCCGCCATTGGTCAAGAATTTGCGGCTCCCGAAGGCCCGGTGACGATGAATGTTAACCACCACCTCTCAAAGACCGTGCGCATCGGTCAGGTACGGGAAGACGGGATGTTCGATATCGTCTGGGAAACCGACGGCCCCATCGCCCCCCAAGCCTGGAACCAGTATGTTGAATCCACCAAAGGATTTGCCTGTGACTGGAGCGACCCCACAAAGGGTGAAAAATATGCCATCTAG
- a CDS encoding ADP-ribosylglycohydrolase family protein, protein MVTQAQIQGGLLGLCVGDALGVPVEFSERRTRQRDPVTRMRGYGTYNQPPGTWSDDSSLTFCLAEAIAEVGLGEELPEHLGRKMGLWLKEAYWTPHGETFDVGNTTAAAIHQILAGINPLEAGGIGERSNGNGSLMRILPLAFCGERLPYADLLDLVHNISYLTHRHPRSLIACGMYISIALELLHGKSIETAYQQGIQRAEEFYRDSIYKPELSHYQRIFDENLATLPIHELQSSGYVVHALEAALWCCLNHDNYQDTVLAAVNLGDDTDTTAAIAGGLAGLHYGLDNIPPDWLAQIPRRDDILQLGDRLFRAIC, encoded by the coding sequence ATGGTTACGCAAGCGCAGATTCAAGGGGGACTATTGGGACTTTGTGTGGGGGATGCCCTGGGTGTACCTGTGGAATTTTCTGAGCGCCGCACCCGACAGCGGGATCCTGTGACAAGGATGCGGGGCTATGGCACTTACAATCAACCCCCCGGCACTTGGTCAGATGATAGTTCCCTCACTTTTTGTCTGGCTGAGGCGATCGCCGAAGTGGGTCTGGGCGAAGAACTCCCCGAACATCTGGGCCGTAAGATGGGTCTTTGGCTCAAGGAAGCTTACTGGACACCCCACGGCGAAACCTTTGATGTGGGCAACACGACTGCCGCCGCAATTCATCAAATTTTAGCGGGTATCAATCCCCTGGAAGCGGGTGGGATCGGGGAGCGGAGTAATGGCAACGGCTCCTTGATGCGTATTTTGCCCCTCGCCTTTTGTGGTGAGCGACTGCCCTATGCCGATCTTTTGGATCTCGTCCACAACATTTCCTACCTGACCCACCGTCATCCCCGTTCCCTCATTGCCTGCGGCATGTATATTTCCATTGCCCTGGAACTGTTACACGGAAAAAGTATTGAAACTGCCTACCAGCAAGGGATACAACGGGCCGAAGAGTTTTATCGCGATTCCATCTACAAGCCGGAACTCAGCCACTACCAGCGTATTTTTGACGAAAATTTAGCAACATTGCCCATCCATGAGCTTCAATCGAGCGGTTATGTCGTCCATGCCCTCGAAGCCGCCCTCTGGTGTTGTTTAAACCATGATAACTATCAGGATACGGTGCTCGCGGCGGTGAATTTGGGGGATGACACTGACACCACAGCGGCGATCGCCGGGGGGTTGGCCGGACTTCACTACGGCCTCGACAATATTCCCCCTGATTGGCTGGCGCAAATTCCCCGGCGGGATGACATTCTCCAGTTAGGCGATCGCCTCTTCAGGGCTATCTGTTGA
- a CDS encoding bifunctional folylpolyglutamate synthase/dihydrofolate synthase, producing the protein MAIANLLETFERFGINLGLTRITQLLANLGHPERQVPILHVAGTNGKGSVCAYLSSILAAAGYRVGRFTSPHLVDWTERICLNNQPIPSEQLLTVLEQVKAAIDPNQETPTQFEVITAAGFLYFAQEQVDIAVIEVGLGGRLDSTNVCDRPLVSVITSIGMDHWQRLGNGLDKIAGEKAGILKQDCPAVIGEVPEIAAKVIREKISELNCPATWIQPAQAIHPPSGEGQRRRIAKYSDFEYFLPLLGDIQLHNSAIAIETIYALRKQGWQISDQQLRDGLAKTRWAGRIEWHQWQGQKILIDGAHNGVAAAELRKYVDTLPQPVTWVMGMLSTKDHQNVLEALLRDGDHLHLVPVGGHSSADPQSLAMLAQVICPALASCQTHETLFEALDQAIATPHTRVLCGSLYLLGEFLSYAAKI; encoded by the coding sequence GTGGCGATCGCCAATCTCCTTGAAACCTTTGAACGGTTTGGCATTAACCTCGGTTTAACGCGCATTACCCAACTATTGGCGAACCTTGGTCATCCAGAGCGCCAAGTACCGATTCTCCATGTGGCAGGTACCAATGGAAAAGGGTCGGTCTGTGCCTATTTGTCTTCTATTTTGGCGGCGGCAGGCTATCGGGTCGGGCGGTTTACGTCACCCCATTTGGTGGACTGGACAGAACGGATTTGTTTGAATAATCAGCCGATTCCTTCCGAGCAGTTACTGACGGTTTTGGAACAGGTGAAAGCAGCCATTGATCCCAACCAAGAAACACCGACCCAATTTGAGGTGATTACGGCGGCAGGATTTTTGTATTTCGCCCAGGAACAGGTAGATATTGCGGTGATTGAAGTGGGTTTGGGGGGACGCTTGGACTCGACGAATGTTTGCGATCGCCCCCTCGTTTCTGTCATTACCTCCATCGGCATGGATCACTGGCAGCGCTTAGGTAATGGTTTAGATAAAATTGCTGGGGAGAAAGCGGGCATTTTAAAACAAGATTGTCCGGCGGTGATTGGGGAAGTGCCAGAGATCGCGGCGAAAGTGATTCGTGAAAAAATTAGTGAGTTAAATTGTCCTGCTACCTGGATTCAGCCTGCCCAAGCCATTCATCCCCCTTCAGGAGAGGGACAGAGGCGGAGGATAGCGAAATACAGTGATTTTGAATATTTTTTGCCGCTTTTAGGGGATATTCAACTTCATAATTCGGCGATCGCCATTGAAACTATCTATGCGTTGCGCAAACAAGGTTGGCAAATTTCCGATCAACAATTGCGTGATGGCCTTGCGAAAACTCGCTGGGCGGGCCGCATTGAATGGCACCAATGGCAGGGGCAAAAAATCCTCATTGATGGCGCTCACAATGGTGTGGCGGCGGCGGAATTACGCAAATATGTAGACACCCTCCCCCAACCCGTCACTTGGGTCATGGGAATGCTTTCCACCAAGGATCACCAAAATGTCCTCGAAGCCCTCCTACGAGACGGGGATCACTTGCATCTCGTACCAGTGGGGGGTCATAGCAGCGCCGATCCCCAGAGTTTAGCAATGTTGGCCCAGGTGATTTGTCCGGCCCTCGCCTCCTGTCAAACCCATGAAACCTTATTTGAAGCCCTTGATCAGGCGATCGCCACCCCCCACACTAGGGTGTTATGTGGTTCGTTGTATCTTTTGGGAGAATTTCTAAGTTATGCAGCCAAAATTTAA
- a CDS encoding glycosyltransferase family 4 protein yields MNLNEFNSLSLHILMLHNRYQYTGGEDTSTQAEISILRDFCHQVTYLEADNDHIKQFSFFDKFQLFFTTAWNPQQATTLKSKLKNLKPDILHVQNFFPLFSPSVHQAAQSLNIPTVQHLRNFRLGCLNASLFRENQVCEVCIGKNPWRGIVYRCYRGSLPGSLAVWNMITVNHWHKTWEKNVDAFITPSQFAANKLIQMGIPGDRLYVKPNVTEDPLPNQIIPALPKRPTFLFIGRLSSEKGVMILLKAWEKLNQPEWQLNIAGDGPQKAELMTFVHERGLTNVTFLGQQTKEQVIAAVQNATAVLVPSQWYETFGRVVIEAFACGRAAIVSDLGALAELVKDQTTGFLVSHSDIDAWVERLEWAGTHPLEIAAMGQNARLAYQQNYTPEINYQQTMDIYQRLLRGKT; encoded by the coding sequence ATGAACTTAAATGAATTTAACTCTTTGTCACTACATATTTTGATGCTGCATAACCGCTATCAATATACCGGCGGTGAAGATACCTCGACACAAGCAGAAATTTCTATCCTAAGAGATTTTTGTCATCAAGTAACTTATTTAGAAGCTGATAATGATCACATTAAACAATTTAGTTTTTTTGATAAATTCCAGCTCTTTTTCACTACTGCCTGGAATCCTCAGCAGGCCACGACTTTGAAATCAAAACTCAAGAACTTAAAGCCTGATATTCTTCACGTTCAGAACTTTTTCCCACTTTTTTCTCCTTCTGTCCATCAAGCCGCTCAATCCCTAAATATTCCTACCGTTCAACACTTGAGAAATTTTCGCCTAGGCTGTCTTAATGCTTCTCTATTTCGAGAAAATCAAGTTTGTGAAGTCTGTATTGGTAAAAATCCCTGGCGAGGCATTGTTTACCGTTGCTACCGAGGGTCATTACCTGGTTCTTTAGCTGTTTGGAATATGATCACAGTCAATCACTGGCATAAAACTTGGGAGAAAAATGTTGATGCGTTTATTACCCCTAGCCAGTTCGCCGCCAACAAACTAATTCAAATGGGTATTCCCGGCGATCGCCTCTATGTCAAACCCAACGTTACTGAAGATCCTTTACCCAATCAAATAATTCCAGCATTGCCCAAAAGACCAACCTTTCTCTTTATCGGTCGCCTTTCATCGGAAAAAGGGGTGATGATTTTACTGAAAGCTTGGGAAAAACTGAATCAACCTGAATGGCAACTCAATATTGCTGGCGATGGCCCCCAGAAAGCGGAGCTAATGACATTTGTCCATGAGCGTGGCTTAACAAACGTCACTTTTCTGGGTCAGCAAACCAAAGAACAAGTGATCGCCGCTGTCCAAAATGCCACTGCGGTACTCGTTCCTTCGCAATGGTACGAAACGTTTGGGCGAGTTGTCATTGAAGCTTTTGCTTGCGGTCGGGCTGCGATTGTCTCTGACTTAGGTGCCCTCGCCGAACTGGTTAAGGATCAGACAACGGGTTTCCTAGTATCCCATAGTGATATTGATGCCTGGGTTGAACGCTTAGAATGGGCTGGCACACATCCTCTCGAAATTGCAGCAATGGGACAAAATGCTCGCTTAGCCTACCAGCAAAACTACACCCCTGAAATCAATTACCAACAAACAATGGATATTTATCAGCGACTTTTGCGGGGGAAGACTTAG
- a CDS encoding glycosyltransferase family 2 protein, producing the protein MQQSLDFQASIDQPDPPPAVYIIIPVHNRKEITLTCLKHLQENGDLDQYSVVVVDDGSTDGTAEAIQAQFPIVTILYGDGNLWWTGAIKMGMEYALAQKADYIIWLNDDCLPQKYTLNTLVEFLENHSHTIVGAACYLNKVNILIKTGCLHRTPLTAEPNTVTFVDSLSGYCVGFPSNLCSVIGLPDERRFPHYRGDDLYVLQATRSGFQACILGDAKVFLADTVNPPKSLNQYLKQNPKNKSIKSVFLNKKSKYYLPSNFFYFIKKYKATKGTFLFSLKLLLWSYQYLDFLLIDSFFKRTQTKHNQ; encoded by the coding sequence ATGCAACAATCTCTAGACTTTCAAGCATCAATAGACCAACCTGACCCCCCTCCTGCTGTCTATATCATCATCCCTGTACATAATCGCAAGGAGATTACTCTCACCTGCCTAAAACATTTACAGGAAAACGGAGACCTAGATCAATATTCAGTGGTTGTTGTCGATGATGGTTCTACTGATGGTACTGCCGAGGCCATCCAAGCTCAATTTCCTATTGTCACAATTTTGTATGGTGATGGGAATCTCTGGTGGACAGGAGCAATCAAAATGGGGATGGAATATGCTCTGGCTCAGAAAGCTGATTATATTATCTGGTTAAATGACGATTGTTTACCCCAAAAATATACTCTCAATACTCTAGTTGAGTTTTTAGAAAATCATTCACATACAATCGTTGGTGCAGCTTGTTATCTCAACAAAGTAAACATTCTAATTAAAACTGGCTGTTTACATAGAACTCCTCTAACAGCAGAACCTAACACAGTTACCTTTGTCGATAGCCTTTCTGGATATTGTGTTGGTTTTCCTTCAAATTTATGCTCTGTCATTGGTTTACCTGATGAGAGGCGATTTCCCCACTATAGAGGAGATGATTTATATGTCTTGCAGGCTACACGTTCAGGATTTCAAGCTTGTATTTTAGGAGATGCAAAAGTTTTTCTCGCGGACACAGTAAACCCTCCTAAAAGCCTGAATCAATATCTAAAACAAAATCCCAAAAACAAATCTATAAAGTCAGTTTTTTTGAATAAGAAATCAAAATATTATTTGCCGAGCAATTTCTTCTATTTTATAAAAAAATATAAAGCAACTAAAGGTACATTCCTCTTTTCTTTAAAGCTTTTACTTTGGTCATATCAGTATCTTGATTTTTTACTTATTGATAGCTTCTTTAAAAGAACTCAGACAAAGCATAATCAATAA
- a CDS encoding DUF29 domain-containing protein yields MSTLYEQDFSQWAETMAELLENGQFSALDLENLVEEIRDLSKRERDRLLSSLRLILHHLLTWDYQPELRSRSWLGTIQQERSNIADYLADSPSLKRYLTDDYLLKTYQKARLQAIAETGIDMPKDCSYRLADVLERSLNF; encoded by the coding sequence ATGAGTACCCTGTATGAACAAGACTTTAGTCAATGGGCCGAAACCATGGCCGAATTGCTTGAAAACGGTCAGTTCAGTGCCCTCGATTTAGAAAACTTAGTAGAAGAGATTCGAGACTTGTCTAAACGAGAACGCGATCGCCTTTTAAGTAGCCTACGTTTAATTCTCCATCACCTCCTCACATGGGATTATCAACCAGAGCTTCGATCAAGAAGCTGGTTGGGAACCATTCAACAGGAACGATCAAATATTGCCGATTATCTAGCCGATAGCCCCAGTCTTAAGCGATATCTCACGGACGACTATTTACTCAAAACCTACCAAAAAGCCAGACTACAGGCGATCGCTGAAACAGGTATCGATATGCCAAAGGATTGTTCTTATCGCTTGGCAGACGTCCTAGAGCGTTCTTTGAATTTTTAA
- a CDS encoding AbrB/MazE/SpoVT family DNA-binding domain-containing protein, producing MNTVTVSHKGQVVIPIEIRKQLGIKPGCKLSFSLDGESIRVELQHPQCQSKIDEGFGMLVCPPTTPRRLDDFDIAQAMREQRDRD from the coding sequence ATGAATACAGTGACGGTTTCCCACAAAGGTCAGGTTGTGATTCCGATTGAAATTCGCAAGCAACTGGGCATTAAGCCAGGTTGTAAGCTCTCATTTAGCTTGGATGGAGAGTCCATTCGCGTTGAACTGCAGCATCCCCAATGCCAGAGCAAGATAGACGAGGGATTTGGGATGTTGGTCTGTCCACCGACAACACCGAGGCGGCTCGATGATTTTGATATTGCCCAAGCCATGAGGGAACAACGTGATCGGGATTGA
- a CDS encoding type II toxin-antitoxin system VapC family toxin, with protein MIGIDTNILARFYVNDPNDPEAEQQRSLAYKIFTESTRLFVPLTVILELEWVLRAFYGFQREDFARVIRHLLGLEHVIVESWERVDLALQWHLQGLDFADALHLAASRECQSFVSFDDKRFAKRVQRLGLQPSVAVPKKL; from the coding sequence GTGATCGGGATTGATACGAATATTTTGGCTCGGTTCTATGTCAATGATCCCAACGACCCAGAAGCAGAACAGCAAAGAAGCCTCGCTTATAAAATTTTTACAGAATCAACTCGTTTGTTTGTGCCGCTCACTGTCATCCTAGAGTTGGAATGGGTGCTGCGAGCGTTTTATGGTTTCCAACGGGAAGATTTTGCCCGGGTCATTCGACATTTATTAGGATTAGAGCATGTGATCGTCGAGAGTTGGGAACGTGTTGATCTGGCTTTGCAGTGGCATTTACAAGGGCTGGATTTTGCTGATGCTCTCCATCTTGCGGCTAGTCGGGAGTGCCAGAGTTTTGTGAGCTTTGATGATAAACGTTTTGCGAAACGTGTCCAACGACTGGGTCTTCAGCCTTCTGTTGCGGTTCCAAAAAAACTTTGA
- a CDS encoding glycosyltransferase family 4 protein, with the protein MLKVLQISSSDISGGASIAAYRLHQGLQRVGIDSSILVGNKQSGDRHVNQISKRRYVNKALSRIGASFGLHYLTIPDTWQIKKHPFYQTADILNLHNLHGEYFNYLALSQLTANIPAVYTLHDMWSFTGHCAYSFTCEKWQSGCGSCPNLSTYPAVKIDNTQLEWRLKKWVYDKSNLTIVTPSQWLKQQAEKSILIANKTTQIYWIPNGIPTTIFQPLDQQLCRSVLGLPQNKYILAFAAQNLNDPRKGSDLLQKALQLIPTSLKQEIQLLILGNQSAGFLADIDIPAISLGYVEGDRLKTIFYNAADLLLCPTRADNLPLVLQEAMACGTPLVSFDIGGVPDLVRPGVTGYLAQPEDPQDLCNGIVQLLEDKTLRGKMAQNCRRIAETEYPIELQAQRYIDLYQQILNQKTTA; encoded by the coding sequence ATGTTAAAAGTACTCCAGATTAGCAGTAGTGATATTTCCGGTGGGGCATCCATTGCCGCCTATCGACTCCACCAAGGCTTACAAAGAGTCGGTATTGATTCCAGCATTTTAGTCGGTAACAAACAAAGTGGCGATCGCCATGTAAATCAGATCAGCAAACGTCGCTATGTTAATAAAGCCCTTTCCCGTATTGGCGCAAGCTTTGGTCTCCACTACCTGACCATTCCCGATACCTGGCAGATCAAAAAACACCCCTTCTACCAAACCGCTGACATTCTGAATCTCCACAACCTCCACGGCGAATACTTTAATTATCTGGCTCTGTCCCAATTAACAGCTAATATTCCCGCTGTCTATACCCTCCATGATATGTGGAGCTTTACCGGACACTGTGCCTATAGTTTTACCTGTGAAAAATGGCAATCTGGTTGTGGTTCCTGCCCAAATTTAAGTACCTATCCTGCCGTTAAAATCGATAATACCCAACTCGAATGGCGACTAAAAAAGTGGGTTTATGACAAATCAAATCTAACAATTGTCACCCCCAGCCAATGGCTAAAACAACAGGCTGAAAAAAGCATTCTTATCGCGAATAAAACAACCCAAATTTACTGGATTCCAAACGGTATTCCTACTACAATTTTTCAACCACTTGATCAGCAACTATGTCGCTCCGTATTAGGTTTACCCCAGAATAAATATATTCTTGCTTTTGCGGCCCAGAACCTCAACGATCCCCGCAAAGGCTCCGATCTTCTTCAAAAAGCCCTCCAACTGATTCCCACTTCCCTCAAACAAGAAATTCAACTCCTAATCCTGGGTAATCAATCCGCCGGATTTCTAGCAGACATTGATATTCCTGCCATCTCCCTCGGTTATGTAGAAGGCGATCGCCTAAAAACCATTTTTTATAATGCCGCTGATTTATTGCTTTGCCCGACCCGTGCCGATAACTTACCCCTCGTTTTACAAGAAGCAATGGCCTGCGGTACACCTTTAGTCTCCTTCGATATTGGTGGCGTGCCTGATTTAGTGCGTCCCGGTGTAACTGGTTATCTCGCCCAACCCGAAGATCCCCAAGACCTTTGCAATGGCATTGTGCAACTGCTCGAAGACAAAACCTTAAGGGGAAAAATGGCACAAAATTGCCGCCGCATTGCCGAAACAGAATATCCTATTGAACTGCAAGCCCAACGCTACATCGACCTCTACCAACAGATCCTCAACCAAAAGACTACTGCATAA
- a CDS encoding type II toxin-antitoxin system VapC family toxin, with translation MIVMDTHIWLWWVNGNLDRLGSKRVQLLEQPKPLAVSAISCFEVAWLDHHQRIILPHKKTAWFDKALGGSDILLLPITPKIAEIAVTLPEHHRDPQDRLIIATAIFYDAYLMSADQKFPQYSEINEKLV, from the coding sequence ATGATTGTGATGGATACCCACATTTGGCTGTGGTGGGTTAACGGTAACCTTGACCGATTAGGCTCAAAAAGAGTCCAACTGTTAGAACAGCCTAAACCCTTGGCAGTTAGTGCAATTAGTTGCTTTGAGGTCGCTTGGCTAGATCACCATCAGCGCATCATACTGCCACACAAGAAAACAGCATGGTTTGATAAAGCTCTTGGTGGGTCAGATATTCTATTGCTACCGATTACCCCCAAAATTGCCGAAATAGCAGTCACTTTGCCGGAACATCACCGTGATCCCCAGGATCGTCTGATCATTGCCACTGCTATTTTTTACGACGCTTATCTGATGTCCGCTGACCAAAAATTCCCCCAATACTCTGAAATCAACGAAAAACTGGTATAA
- a CDS encoding nucleotidyltransferase domain-containing protein translates to MVENLQIVPSRGGFVIWNIKKIKDKFIFKNQYSPESKDKHLQKLNQQSRQTFQVKIIYKKNIQLDKIFSEYNQFENIDIYIHGSWVDETKTPFSDLDDLIIVKRSDIKTFREVRKIESWLNRVDMRFCRIDPLQHHGHWIIYKDQLENYDESYMPLIVLENSICLQGEKHISAQVDLEATQQGLEKNLDTTLSNIEKYYEKYQKGKINLFEMKCLVGSFLLIPAYVFQLQGKRATKKWAIENASNIYSANAHKALEVCSMMRQDWGKALNTFQFRLFSISPKFFTNPHLYRRFAQKMSPKFPYELFPTLEITSVQKFVQETRQNSNNG, encoded by the coding sequence ATGGTCGAAAATCTTCAAATAGTTCCTTCCCGTGGTGGATTTGTTATTTGGAACATCAAAAAAATCAAAGATAAGTTTATTTTTAAAAATCAATACAGCCCAGAAAGTAAAGATAAGCATCTTCAAAAATTAAATCAGCAATCTAGGCAAACCTTTCAAGTTAAGATCATATACAAAAAAAATATTCAATTAGATAAAATATTCTCTGAATATAATCAATTTGAGAATATTGATATTTATATTCACGGTAGCTGGGTAGACGAAACTAAAACACCTTTTTCGGATTTAGATGATTTGATTATTGTCAAAAGAAGTGACATAAAAACATTTAGAGAAGTTCGTAAAATTGAATCTTGGCTCAATAGAGTAGATATGAGATTTTGCCGTATAGATCCTTTGCAGCATCATGGACACTGGATTATTTATAAAGATCAGCTAGAAAATTATGATGAGTCTTACATGCCTCTCATAGTTCTGGAAAATTCAATTTGTCTACAGGGAGAAAAGCATATATCTGCACAGGTTGACCTAGAAGCAACTCAGCAGGGCTTAGAAAAAAATTTAGATACCACGTTATCAAATATAGAAAAATATTATGAAAAATATCAAAAGGGAAAAATAAATCTTTTTGAAATGAAGTGTTTAGTAGGCTCTTTTTTATTAATTCCTGCTTATGTTTTTCAATTGCAAGGAAAGCGTGCTACAAAAAAATGGGCAATTGAAAACGCATCAAATATATATTCCGCTAATGCACATAAAGCACTAGAAGTATGCTCGATGATGCGTCAAGATTGGGGGAAAGCCCTAAACACATTTCAATTTAGACTATTTTCTATATCACCAAAGTTTTTTACTAATCCCCACCTATATCGAAGGTTTGCACAAAAAATGTCTCCCAAATTTCCTTATGAACTTTTTCCTACCCTAGAAATCACTTCAGTCCAGAAATTCGTACAAGAAACAAGACAAAATTCAAATAATGGCTAG
- a CDS encoding Uma2 family endonuclease — protein MFIKDKIDIDLPQETKLLTLEEFWDWYPDGYKGRFELHNGVIVKMQPTGTHEQVAGFLAMEIGFEIKRLGLPLCIPRQGLIKAIDTDKTAYIPDVMVLDSAAIQDKEPMWKKRSTITQGETVRLAIEVVSTNWQDDYLMKLGEYEKLGIAEYWIVDYLGLGGRRYIGSPKQPTVSIYHLVEGEYTFALFQGQDTLRSNLFPELSLSVSQISQIGQ, from the coding sequence ATGTTTATCAAAGACAAAATTGATATTGACTTGCCACAAGAAACAAAGTTACTGACCTTAGAGGAATTTTGGGATTGGTATCCCGATGGTTATAAGGGCCGATTTGAATTACATAATGGGGTGATTGTCAAAATGCAGCCTACCGGAACCCATGAGCAAGTCGCTGGTTTTTTGGCAATGGAAATTGGGTTTGAAATTAAACGGTTAGGCTTACCCTTGTGTATTCCGCGCCAAGGCTTAATTAAAGCGATAGATACCGACAAAACCGCCTATATTCCTGATGTGATGGTGTTAGATAGTGCTGCCATACAAGATAAAGAGCCAATGTGGAAAAAGCGATCAACCATTACCCAGGGAGAAACCGTTCGATTAGCAATCGAGGTCGTCAGTACCAATTGGCAAGATGATTATTTAATGAAATTAGGAGAATACGAAAAGTTAGGCATTGCTGAATATTGGATTGTGGACTACTTAGGATTGGGTGGTAGACGCTATATTGGTAGTCCCAAACAGCCGACCGTTTCTATTTATCATCTAGTAGAGGGAGAATACACTTTTGCCTTGTTTCAGGGTCAAGATACCCTACGGTCAAATCTTTTTCCAGAACTGAGTTTAAGTGTGTCGCAAATCTCTCAAATTGGGCAATAG